One region of Oryza sativa Japonica Group chromosome 10, ASM3414082v1 genomic DNA includes:
- the LOC4349099 gene encoding SH3 domain-containing protein 2 has product MEAIRKQASKLREQVARQQQAVMKQFGGGYGADGAFADEAEAQQHSKLEKLYISTRAAKHFQRDIVRGVEGYIVTGSKQVEIGNKLCEDGKKYGAENTCTSGSTLSKAALCFAKARSLMEKERGNLLKALGTQVAEPLRAMVMGAPLEDARHLAQRYDRMRQEAEAQAIEVSKRQMKLRETSGNGDMISRLEAAESKLQELKSNMGVLGKEAVASMTAVEAQQQRLTLQRLIAMVESERSYHQRVLQILDQLEREMVSERQRIEGAPPPAVESSMPPPPSYEEINGVFMRNPTVAELVETVEFFLAEAIQSYRAESETELNLAAGDYIVVRKVSNNGWAEGECRGKAGWFPYDYIEKRDRVLASKVAQVF; this is encoded by the exons ATGGAGGCCATCCGGAAGCAGGCGTCCAAGCTCCGGGAGCAGGTCGCCCGGCAGCAGCAG GCCGTGATGAAGCAGTTCGGGGGCGGGTACGGCGCGGACGGCGCGTTCGCCGACGAGGCCGAGGCGCAGCAGCACTCCAAGCTCGAGAAGCTCTACATCTCCACGCGCGCCGCTAAG CACTTCCAAAGGGACATAGTTCGCGGGGTGGAGGGATACATTGTCACAGGGTCGAAGCAGGTCGAAATCG GTAATAAGTTATGCGAGGATGGCAAGAAGTATGGAGCGGAGAACACTTGCACCAGCGGAAGCACGCTGTCGAAGGCGGCGTTGTGTTTCGCCAAAGCACGCTCACTGAtggagaaggagagagggaaCCTGCTGAAAGCACTGGGTACTCAG GTGGCAGAACCGTTGAGGGCTATGGTGATGGGAGCTCCTTTGGAAGATGCTCGCCATCTTGCCCAAAGATACGACAGGATGCGTCAGGAAGCCGAAGCACAG GCTATTGAAGTCTCGAAGCGCCAAATGAAATTAAGAGAAACATCTGGGAATGGTGATATGATTTCAAGATTAGAGGCTGCTGAATCAAAGTTGCAAGAGTTAAAGTCAAACATGGGGGTTCTAGGCAAGGAAGCCGTTGCATCAATGACTGCTGTTGAAGCTCAACAGCAAAGACTGACCTTGCAACGACTAATTGCAATG GTCGAATCTGAGAGAAGTTATCACCAGAGGGTTCTGCAGATTCTTGATCAACTTGAAAGAGAG ATGGTATCTGAGCGCCAAAGAATTGAAGGAGCACCTCCTCCAGCTGTTGAGAGTTCTatgccaccaccaccttcaTATGAAGAAATTAACGGTGTTTTCATGAGGAATCCAACAGTCGCTGAATTGGTGGAAACTGTGGAATTCTTCTTGGCTGAG GCCATCCAGTCTTATCGTGCTGAGAGTGAAACTGAGCTCAACCTGGCAGCTGGTGACTATATAGTTGTCCGGAAG GTGTCAAACAATGGATGGGCAGAAGGTGAATGCAGAGGGAAAGCTGGCTGGTTCCCTTACGACTACATCGAGAAAAGGGACCGTGTGCTTGCAAGTAAAGTCGCCCAGGTCTTCTAG